The proteins below come from a single Salinilacihabitans rarus genomic window:
- the icd gene encoding isocitrate dehydrogenase (NADP(+)), translated as MSYDYDKVEVPEGGSKIEPAEGSETELEVPDDPIIPIIYGDGVGSDVGPAAQKVLDAAAEATGREINWMRVYAGESAREKYDENLPEETVEAIKEHRVAIKGPLTTPVGAGFRSLNVALRKMLDLYANVRPTYHLDGVPSPVSEPGKMDMVTFRENTEDVYAGIEWEAGTDEVQQVKEFVEDEMGFDSTIHDGPVGIGVKPITEFGTKRLVRRAIDYALEHDRDSVTLVHKGNIMKFTEGAFRDWGYEVAEEEYGDEVITEDTLWEERDGEAPEDAVVVNDRIADNMLQQLLTRTENYDIIATMNLNGDYLSDAAGAQIGGLGIAPGANFGDGRCLAEPVHGSAPKYEGQDKVNPTAMILSGRIMLEYLGWDDAADLVRDAVEETISSGKVTYDLERQLDDAEKLATSEFAEEVVGNIEKLA; from the coding sequence ATGAGTTACGACTACGACAAGGTGGAGGTGCCCGAGGGCGGCTCGAAGATCGAGCCCGCCGAGGGATCCGAGACGGAACTCGAGGTCCCGGACGACCCGATCATCCCGATCATCTACGGCGACGGCGTCGGGAGCGACGTCGGTCCCGCCGCCCAGAAGGTCCTCGACGCCGCCGCCGAGGCGACCGGCCGAGAGATCAACTGGATGCGCGTCTACGCCGGCGAGTCCGCCCGCGAGAAGTACGACGAGAACCTCCCCGAGGAGACCGTCGAGGCGATCAAGGAACACCGCGTCGCGATCAAGGGCCCGCTGACGACGCCGGTCGGCGCCGGCTTCCGCTCGCTGAACGTCGCGCTCCGGAAGATGCTCGACCTCTACGCGAACGTCCGGCCGACCTACCACCTCGACGGCGTCCCGTCGCCGGTCTCCGAGCCCGGGAAGATGGACATGGTCACCTTCCGTGAGAACACGGAGGACGTCTACGCCGGCATCGAGTGGGAGGCCGGCACCGACGAGGTCCAGCAGGTCAAGGAGTTCGTCGAGGACGAGATGGGCTTCGACAGCACCATCCACGACGGCCCCGTCGGCATCGGCGTCAAGCCGATCACGGAGTTCGGCACCAAGCGACTCGTCCGCCGCGCCATCGACTACGCCCTCGAACACGACCGCGACTCCGTCACGCTGGTCCACAAGGGCAACATCATGAAGTTCACCGAGGGCGCCTTCCGCGACTGGGGCTACGAGGTCGCCGAGGAGGAGTACGGCGACGAGGTCATCACCGAGGACACCCTCTGGGAGGAGCGCGACGGCGAGGCCCCCGAGGACGCCGTGGTCGTCAACGACCGCATCGCCGACAACATGCTCCAGCAGCTTTTGACCCGCACCGAGAACTACGACATCATCGCGACGATGAACCTGAACGGGGACTACCTCTCGGACGCCGCGGGCGCCCAGATCGGCGGTCTCGGCATCGCGCCCGGCGCCAACTTCGGCGACGGCCGCTGTCTCGCCGAACCCGTCCACGGCTCCGCGCCCAAGTACGAGGGCCAGGACAAGGTCAACCCCACCGCGATGATCCTCTCGGGTCGCATCATGCTCGAGTACCTCGGCTGGGACGACGCCGCCGACCTCGTCCGCGACGCCGTCGAGGAGACGATTTCGTCGGGCAAGGTCACCTACGACCTCGAACGCCAGCTCGACGACGCCGAGAAGCTCGCCACAAGCGAGTTCGCCGAGGAAGTCGTCGGCAACATCGAGAAGCTCGCGTAA
- a CDS encoding HalOD1 output domain-containing protein: protein MSERTTGGLVPGSGGYGRRVRYDRSEDEPPSIAVVAALAEFYGEDVTEMTTRLYDYVDPEALDALFADRYTAGPRPNGRVRFDVDDATVVVRPGSVRVYADG, encoded by the coding sequence ATGAGTGAACGCACGACTGGTGGGCTTGTACCCGGAAGTGGGGGGTACGGCCGACGCGTCCGATACGACCGGAGCGAGGACGAACCACCGAGCATTGCCGTCGTGGCGGCGCTCGCGGAATTCTACGGCGAAGACGTCACCGAGATGACGACGCGGCTGTACGACTACGTCGACCCGGAGGCCCTCGACGCGCTCTTCGCGGACCGCTACACTGCCGGCCCGCGGCCGAACGGCCGGGTGCGATTCGACGTCGACGACGCGACCGTCGTCGTCCGTCCCGGGAGCGTCCGCGTCTACGCGGACGGCTGA
- a CDS encoding HIT family protein, with protein MEQVFAPWRIEWIEREEKNPDVEECVFCELPKRGDDRENLLVARSERSFVLLNNYPYNPGHVMVIPRVHTGDYRDLDDDQLLDHARLKRRTVDALEVAMEPDGFNAGLNLGEGAGGSVADHLHTHVVPRWRGDTNFMPVLSETKVIVEALADTYERLHEAFAAQEGATVPGERSAVVFE; from the coding sequence ATGGAACAGGTGTTCGCGCCGTGGCGCATCGAGTGGATCGAACGCGAGGAGAAAAATCCCGACGTCGAGGAGTGTGTCTTCTGCGAACTCCCGAAACGCGGCGACGACCGGGAGAACCTGCTCGTCGCCCGGAGCGAGCGCTCGTTCGTCCTCCTCAACAACTACCCGTACAACCCGGGACACGTGATGGTGATCCCCCGCGTACACACTGGCGACTACCGCGACCTCGACGACGATCAACTGCTCGACCACGCCCGCTTGAAACGCCGGACCGTCGACGCGCTGGAGGTCGCGATGGAGCCGGACGGCTTCAACGCCGGCTTGAACCTCGGCGAAGGGGCCGGCGGCTCCGTCGCCGACCACCTCCACACCCACGTCGTCCCGCGCTGGCGCGGCGACACGAACTTCATGCCGGTGCTCTCGGAGACGAAGGTGATCGTCGAGGCGCTGGCGGACACCTACGAGCGCCTCCACGAGGCGTTCGCCGCCCAGGAGGGGGCGACGGTACCCGGCGAGCGAAGCGCCGTCGTCTTCGAGTAG
- a CDS encoding isoaspartyl peptidase/L-asparaginase translates to MQVIVHGGAGGAPDDPERRRDVLDEAATTGAAAETPVDAVEAAVNVLEASPRFNAGVGGAVQSDGRVRTDAGVMTDDRSVGAACSMPGVERAVSVARVVMEETPHGFVSGEHAVALADAYGVPTGVDLRTERTREKWAEHDAPTAGGERDVRAELEWLRGEYGRTDPGGRERDPDDHDTVGAVAVDGDSLAAATSTGGRWLALAGRVGDVPQVGSGFYCCPSAGVSATGAGEDIARVTLSRRVARHVERGLDAQAAADLAMEEFAELTGSTAGVIAVDARGTVGSAYNSAAMQTARAER, encoded by the coding sequence ATGCAGGTGATCGTCCACGGCGGCGCGGGCGGCGCGCCCGACGACCCCGAGCGGCGACGCGACGTGCTGGACGAGGCCGCAACGACCGGCGCGGCGGCGGAGACGCCGGTCGACGCCGTCGAGGCGGCGGTGAACGTCCTCGAAGCCTCGCCCCGGTTCAACGCGGGCGTCGGCGGCGCCGTCCAGAGCGACGGCCGGGTCCGGACGGACGCGGGGGTCATGACCGACGACCGCTCGGTCGGCGCGGCCTGCTCGATGCCCGGCGTCGAGCGCGCCGTGAGCGTCGCCCGCGTCGTCATGGAGGAGACCCCCCACGGCTTCGTCTCCGGCGAGCACGCCGTCGCGCTGGCCGACGCCTACGGCGTCCCGACGGGCGTCGACCTCCGGACCGAGCGCACCCGCGAGAAGTGGGCCGAGCACGACGCGCCGACCGCCGGCGGGGAGCGCGACGTCCGCGCGGAACTCGAGTGGCTCCGCGGGGAGTACGGCCGCACCGACCCCGGCGGTCGGGAGCGCGACCCGGACGACCACGACACCGTCGGCGCGGTCGCCGTCGACGGCGACTCGCTCGCGGCGGCGACCTCGACGGGCGGGCGCTGGCTCGCGCTCGCCGGCCGGGTCGGCGACGTCCCGCAGGTCGGGTCGGGCTTTTACTGCTGTCCGTCGGCCGGCGTGAGCGCGACGGGCGCCGGCGAGGACATCGCGCGGGTCACCCTCTCGCGGCGGGTCGCCCGCCACGTCGAGCGAGGCCTCGACGCCCAGGCGGCGGCCGACCTCGCGATGGAGGAGTTCGCGGAACTGACCGGGTCGACCGCCGGCGTGATCGCGGTCGACGCCCGGGGGACCGTCGGCTCGGCGTACAACAGCGCCGCGATGCAGACCGCCCGCGCCGAGCGGTGA
- a CDS encoding C2H2-type zinc finger protein: protein MPVESLDGRTSECPLCRDAFERERDLRSHLRADHDGAEFGALLLAYVDELDDVDPPPRP, encoded by the coding sequence GTGCCAGTCGAGTCCCTCGACGGCCGAACGAGCGAGTGTCCGCTCTGTCGCGACGCCTTCGAGCGCGAGCGCGACCTGCGGTCGCACCTCCGCGCGGACCACGACGGGGCCGAATTCGGGGCGTTGCTGCTCGCGTACGTCGACGAACTCGACGACGTCGACCCGCCGCCGCGGCCCTAG
- a CDS encoding carbohydrate kinase family protein, with amino-acid sequence MVTVLTAGHVNWDVTLRVDQLPEPDGEAAIRSQRQSGGGSAANVAAALAGLDCESELIGSVGDDDNGLLARRELEATGVSLDGLRIVEDAETAVKYLLVDDEGEVAVLGNDGVNEAVEPGDVDPARVRAASHVHLTSQRPDTAARIARIADEAGIPVSFDPGRRLAERDYSAALERADVIFATDREVEAMLADEFPDSDLADRTVVVKRGEDGAEVHAPGGTYVHPGFEVAVVDTTGAGDAFAAGYIATSIETDDVERALEFANACGALAASEEGARSAPTAAAVDDFLATRYGPEGVYGQTE; translated from the coding sequence ATGGTCACCGTGCTCACCGCGGGTCACGTCAACTGGGACGTGACCCTCCGCGTCGATCAGTTGCCCGAACCGGACGGGGAAGCGGCGATCCGCTCACAGCGCCAGTCCGGCGGCGGGAGCGCCGCCAACGTCGCCGCCGCGCTGGCCGGCCTCGACTGCGAGAGCGAACTGATCGGCAGCGTCGGCGACGACGACAACGGCCTGCTCGCGCGGCGCGAACTGGAGGCGACGGGCGTCTCGCTCGACGGCCTCCGGATCGTCGAGGACGCCGAGACGGCCGTGAAGTACCTGCTCGTCGACGACGAGGGCGAGGTCGCGGTCCTCGGCAACGACGGCGTCAACGAGGCGGTCGAACCCGGCGACGTCGACCCGGCGCGGGTCCGCGCGGCCTCGCACGTTCACCTCACGAGCCAGCGGCCCGACACCGCCGCCCGCATCGCCCGGATCGCCGACGAGGCGGGGATTCCCGTCAGCTTCGACCCCGGCCGGCGCCTCGCCGAGCGCGACTACTCGGCGGCGCTCGAACGCGCGGACGTGATCTTCGCCACCGACCGCGAGGTCGAGGCGATGCTCGCCGACGAGTTCCCCGACTCCGACCTCGCCGACCGCACGGTGGTCGTCAAACGCGGCGAGGACGGCGCCGAGGTCCACGCGCCCGGCGGGACGTACGTCCACCCCGGCTTCGAGGTCGCGGTCGTCGACACGACCGGCGCGGGCGACGCCTTCGCCGCCGGCTACATCGCGACGAGCATCGAGACCGACGACGTCGAGCGCGCCCTGGAGTTCGCCAACGCCTGCGGCGCGCTCGCCGCGAGCGAGGAGGGCGCGCGCAGCGCCCCGACGGCGGCGGCGGTCGACGACTTTCTCGCGACGCGATACGGACCCGAAGGTGTTTACGGACAAACGGAGTAG
- a CDS encoding amphi-Trp domain-containing protein, whose product MAETPFELERTADRDELAAVFAEVAAALEEGRPARIAADDETVSLAFPSRLSLELAVEREGDPPTAGIDLGLEWEEDSAAPTVRAGAGAEGHPPADADTDADEPSATGPDDADPAAAVIPAEGVVSDSGDEAGGAGGRRSRFEIYRDRAGEWRWRLVHWNGNIVADSGEGYTSRSNAERAARGVMRIAPAARIDRLED is encoded by the coding sequence ATGGCAGAGACGCCGTTCGAACTCGAACGAACCGCCGACCGCGACGAACTCGCGGCCGTCTTCGCGGAGGTCGCGGCGGCGCTCGAAGAGGGCCGCCCCGCGCGGATCGCCGCCGACGACGAAACCGTCTCGCTCGCGTTCCCGTCGCGACTCTCGCTCGAACTGGCGGTCGAGCGCGAGGGGGACCCGCCGACCGCGGGGATCGACCTCGGACTGGAGTGGGAGGAGGACTCTGCGGCGCCGACCGTCCGCGCGGGGGCGGGGGCCGAGGGGCACCCGCCGGCGGACGCGGACACGGACGCCGACGAGCCGTCCGCGACGGGTCCCGACGACGCGGATCCGGCCGCCGCGGTGATCCCGGCCGAGGGGGTGGTCTCCGACTCCGGGGACGAGGCCGGCGGCGCGGGCGGACGCCGGAGCCGGTTCGAAATCTACCGCGACCGCGCGGGCGAGTGGCGCTGGCGGCTCGTCCACTGGAACGGGAACATCGTCGCCGACAGCGGCGAGGGCTACACCTCGCGCTCGAACGCCGAGCGGGCGGCCCGCGGCGTGATGCGGATCGCGCCGGCGGCGCGGATCGACCGCCTCGAAGACTAG
- a CDS encoding AI-2E family transporter has protein sequence MNLSKGYLLALVAVLAVLSVLLVLPFLQYVLAAVLVAYVLYPLQRRLESEVSPTVAAFLLLLLAIAGILAPTFLLSAVVVQEALRVLRGFDPEAFQLTEIEVRIEERTGLEVDVVGQLSDASREIGMVAFERTTELFSTLTHVLIGTGVALFLVYYLLKDGDSLLAWIHERTPLPADVQNDLYAELDEVMRAVLLGHVLIAIVQGVIAGLGLFATGIPNAAFWTTAMIVLALIPLVGAFLVWGPAVVYLALTGEPLLAVALFVYSAIVVSISDDYLRPIIVDRYAELSPAVIILGVLGGIYAFGIMGLFYGPVVLGALKAVLAVVDDHYDRLGDGRAGT, from the coding sequence GTGAACCTCAGCAAAGGGTACCTCCTCGCCCTCGTCGCCGTGCTCGCCGTCCTCTCGGTACTGCTGGTGTTGCCGTTCCTCCAGTACGTCCTCGCGGCGGTGCTCGTCGCGTACGTGCTCTACCCCCTCCAGCGACGCCTCGAATCGGAGGTGTCGCCGACGGTGGCGGCGTTTCTCCTCCTCCTGCTCGCGATCGCCGGCATCCTCGCGCCCACCTTCCTGCTCTCGGCGGTCGTCGTCCAGGAGGCGCTGCGGGTCCTCCGGGGGTTCGACCCCGAGGCGTTTCAGCTCACGGAGATCGAAGTGCGGATCGAGGAGCGGACCGGGCTGGAAGTCGACGTCGTCGGGCAGCTCTCGGACGCCAGCCGCGAGATCGGGATGGTGGCGTTCGAGCGGACGACCGAACTGTTCTCGACGCTCACGCACGTCCTGATCGGGACCGGGGTGGCGCTCTTTCTCGTCTACTACCTGCTGAAAGACGGCGACTCGCTGCTCGCGTGGATCCACGAGCGGACGCCGCTGCCCGCGGACGTCCAGAACGACCTCTACGCCGAACTCGACGAGGTCATGCGGGCGGTGTTGCTCGGGCACGTCCTCATCGCGATCGTTCAGGGGGTCATCGCCGGCCTCGGGCTGTTCGCGACGGGGATCCCCAACGCCGCCTTCTGGACGACCGCGATGATCGTCCTCGCGCTGATCCCGCTGGTCGGGGCGTTCCTCGTCTGGGGGCCCGCCGTCGTCTACCTCGCGCTGACCGGCGAGCCCCTCCTCGCCGTCGCGCTGTTCGTCTACAGCGCGATCGTCGTCAGCATCTCCGACGACTACCTCCGGCCGATCATCGTCGACCGCTACGCCGAACTCAGCCCCGCGGTGATCATTCTCGGCGTCCTCGGGGGGATCTACGCCTTCGGCATCATGGGCCTGTTCTACGGTCCGGTCGTCCTCGGAGCGCTCAAGGCGGTCCTCGCCGTCGTCGACGACCACTACGACCGCCTCGGCGACGGCCGGGCCGGCACCTGA
- the map gene encoding type II methionyl aminopeptidase has translation MAETEVDLDAAKYEKHREAGRILSQVREETADRVEVGASHLELAEFAEERIRELGGKPAFPVNISIDEEAAHATPSIDDDATFGEEMINLDIGVHVDGWLADTAITVDLSGHDELAEASAEALEAAIEVVEPGVDTGDIGAEIESVIDGYGFNPVVNLTGHGLGHWEQHTSPNIPNRAVSQGTTLEVGDVVAIEPFATDGGGKVTEGNAEEIFSLQTERAVRNRQAREALEQITEEFRTLPFATRWLETDRPEMALRRLKRNDIVHGYPVLKEDDGYLVSQKEHTVIITEDGCEVTTA, from the coding sequence ATGGCCGAAACCGAGGTCGACCTCGACGCAGCGAAGTACGAGAAACACCGCGAGGCCGGACGCATCCTCTCGCAGGTCCGCGAGGAGACCGCCGACCGCGTCGAGGTCGGCGCCAGCCACCTCGAACTCGCCGAGTTCGCCGAGGAGCGCATCCGCGAACTCGGCGGGAAGCCGGCGTTTCCCGTCAACATCTCCATCGACGAGGAGGCCGCCCACGCGACGCCGTCGATCGACGACGACGCGACGTTCGGCGAGGAGATGATCAACCTCGACATCGGCGTCCACGTCGACGGCTGGCTCGCCGACACCGCGATCACGGTCGATCTCTCGGGCCACGACGAACTCGCCGAGGCCTCCGCCGAGGCGCTCGAGGCGGCCATCGAGGTCGTCGAACCCGGCGTCGACACCGGCGACATCGGCGCCGAGATCGAGTCGGTGATCGACGGCTACGGCTTCAACCCCGTCGTCAACCTCACCGGCCACGGCCTCGGCCACTGGGAACAACACACCAGCCCGAACATCCCGAACCGCGCGGTCTCGCAGGGGACGACCCTCGAAGTCGGCGACGTGGTCGCCATCGAACCGTTCGCGACCGACGGCGGCGGGAAGGTCACCGAGGGGAACGCGGAGGAGATCTTCTCGCTCCAGACCGAGCGCGCGGTGCGAAACCGGCAGGCCCGCGAGGCCCTAGAGCAGATCACCGAGGAGTTTCGCACCCTGCCGTTCGCGACGCGGTGGCTGGAGACCGACCGCCCCGAGATGGCGCTGCGCCGGTTGAAGCGAAACGACATCGTCCACGGCTACCCGGTGCTCAAGGAGGACGACGGCTACCTCGTCAGCCAGAAAGAACACACCGTCATCATCACCGAGGACGGCTGTGAAGTGACGACGGCGTAG
- a CDS encoding tRNA (N(6)-L-threonylcarbamoyladenosine(37)-C(2))-methylthiotransferase: MARYHIETYGCTSNRGESRQIESALRDAGHYRVDGPEGADVAIMNTCTVVEKTERNMLRRAKELERETADLIVTGCMALAQGEEFRKEDVDARILHWDDVPAAVTNGECPTPGPDVEPVLDGVVGILPIARGCMSDCSYCITKHATGKIDSPPVEENVEKARALVHAGAKEIRITGQDTGVYGWDTGERKLHELLERICEIDGEFRVRVGMANPKGVHGIREELAAVFADNEKLYDFLHAPVQSGSDDVLGDMRRQHQVREFREVVAAFDARLDYWTLSTDFIVGFPTETGADHERSLALLREVRPEKINVTRFSKRPGTDAAEMKGLGGTVKKERSSEMTDLKMDVVGEAYEAMVGDVREDVLVVEEGTGDSVKCRDSAYRQLVVQNASEHGLEPGDFVDLEVTGHNTVYAFAEPV, encoded by the coding sequence ATGGCCCGGTACCACATCGAGACGTACGGCTGTACCTCCAACCGGGGTGAGAGCCGGCAGATCGAGTCTGCGCTCCGCGACGCCGGCCACTACCGCGTCGACGGGCCGGAGGGGGCCGACGTCGCCATCATGAACACCTGTACCGTCGTCGAGAAGACGGAGCGCAACATGCTCCGCCGGGCCAAAGAACTCGAACGCGAGACCGCCGACCTCATCGTCACCGGCTGTATGGCGCTCGCACAGGGCGAGGAGTTCCGGAAGGAGGACGTCGACGCCCGGATCCTCCACTGGGACGACGTCCCCGCCGCCGTCACGAACGGCGAGTGCCCGACCCCCGGCCCGGACGTCGAACCCGTACTCGACGGCGTCGTCGGCATCCTCCCGATCGCCCGGGGCTGTATGTCGGACTGTTCCTACTGCATCACCAAGCACGCGACGGGCAAGATCGACTCCCCGCCCGTCGAGGAGAACGTCGAGAAGGCCCGCGCGCTCGTCCACGCCGGCGCGAAGGAGATCCGGATCACCGGTCAGGACACGGGCGTCTACGGCTGGGATACGGGCGAGCGAAAGCTCCACGAACTGCTCGAGCGCATCTGTGAGATCGACGGCGAGTTCCGCGTGCGCGTCGGGATGGCCAACCCGAAGGGCGTCCACGGCATCCGCGAGGAACTCGCCGCGGTCTTCGCCGACAACGAGAAACTCTACGACTTCCTGCACGCGCCCGTCCAGTCGGGCAGCGACGACGTGCTCGGGGACATGCGCCGCCAGCACCAGGTCCGGGAGTTCCGCGAGGTCGTCGCGGCGTTCGACGCCCGCCTCGACTACTGGACGCTCTCGACGGACTTCATCGTCGGCTTCCCCACCGAGACCGGGGCCGACCACGAGCGGTCGCTGGCGCTCCTCCGGGAGGTCCGCCCCGAGAAGATCAACGTCACCCGCTTCTCGAAGCGGCCGGGGACCGACGCCGCCGAGATGAAGGGCCTCGGCGGGACGGTCAAGAAGGAGCGGTCGAGCGAGATGACCGACCTGAAGATGGACGTCGTCGGCGAGGCCTACGAGGCGATGGTCGGCGACGTCCGCGAGGACGTCCTCGTCGTCGAGGAGGGCACCGGCGACTCCGTGAAGTGTCGCGACTCGGCGTACCGCCAACTCGTCGTGCAGAACGCGAGCGAGCACGGCCTCGAACCCGGCGACTTCGTCGACCTCGAAGTGACGGGGCACAACACGGTGTACGCGTTCGCGGAGCCGGTCTGA
- a CDS encoding DUF547 domain-containing protein, translating into MSTQLDPLSISADLLYAVKTDGDPDELRDELARLDRGRLSRALSGREQRLAFWLNCYNAYAQVLLEADPSPLSGSVLGRWKFVVRDRVPVGGVWLSLNDIEHGMLRSSKHPWGMGYLPRPFPSSFEQTFRLEEVDPRIHFALSRGAESCPPIAVYSPVDVDEELDIATEWYLEENVTYDPADEVATVPRLFLWYRGDFGGRRGVVEFLREYDAVPEGATPSLEYDEYDWSVDVGDFRG; encoded by the coding sequence ATGTCGACGCAACTCGACCCGCTTTCCATCTCGGCGGATCTCCTCTACGCGGTGAAAACCGACGGGGATCCGGACGAGTTGCGCGACGAACTCGCGAGGCTCGATCGAGGGCGGCTGTCGCGGGCGCTCTCGGGCCGCGAGCAGCGCCTCGCGTTCTGGCTCAACTGCTACAACGCCTACGCACAGGTGCTTCTGGAGGCCGATCCGTCGCCGCTTTCGGGGAGCGTCCTCGGCCGCTGGAAGTTCGTCGTCAGAGACCGGGTGCCCGTCGGCGGCGTCTGGCTGAGCCTCAACGACATCGAACACGGGATGCTCCGGAGTTCGAAGCACCCGTGGGGGATGGGCTACCTGCCGCGGCCGTTCCCGTCGTCGTTCGAGCAGACGTTCCGCCTCGAGGAGGTCGACCCCCGGATCCACTTCGCGCTGAGCCGCGGCGCCGAAAGCTGTCCGCCGATCGCGGTCTACTCGCCCGTCGACGTCGACGAGGAACTCGACATCGCCACCGAGTGGTACCTGGAGGAGAACGTGACCTACGACCCGGCGGACGAGGTGGCGACCGTCCCCCGGCTGTTCCTGTGGTACCGCGGGGACTTCGGCGGCAGGCGGGGCGTCGTCGAGTTCCTCCGGGAGTACGACGCGGTCCCCGAGGGGGCGACCCCCTCCCTCGAGTACGACGAGTACGACTGGTCGGTCGACGTCGGCGACTTCCGGGGCTAG
- a CDS encoding HNH endonuclease translates to MTSPESRDDRGAVRDRDGSACLHCGADGDALRTYPVGDGPADGCHESALATVCADCADRLRGRADGIETGGDLFEALRAATRTQGEAVSDAAAFASLATSLPGALAADDEPEPDYPGARRELLVAIAVVDADLRRLEAVDAAALGPDVAAAFEAFSSTAERLQAQLRDLVALAETAADGLGRCHACFEPLDGGATRCPACDAARPDADAWLAEDGTIAFDRLFAAVNDALRESTETTEDLTARTTALAEALVGD, encoded by the coding sequence GTGACCTCCCCCGAGTCCCGCGACGACCGTGGCGCAGTTCGCGACCGAGACGGCTCCGCCTGTCTGCACTGCGGGGCCGACGGCGACGCCCTCCGGACGTACCCGGTCGGCGACGGGCCGGCCGACGGCTGCCACGAGAGTGCCCTCGCCACGGTCTGTGCGGACTGCGCCGACCGCCTCCGCGGGCGGGCGGACGGGATCGAGACCGGGGGCGACCTCTTCGAGGCGCTCCGGGCGGCGACGCGGACGCAAGGGGAGGCGGTTTCGGACGCGGCCGCGTTCGCCTCGCTCGCGACGTCGCTGCCCGGGGCGCTCGCGGCGGACGACGAACCGGAACCGGACTACCCCGGCGCCCGGCGCGAACTCCTCGTAGCGATCGCCGTCGTCGACGCGGACCTCCGTCGGTTGGAGGCGGTCGACGCCGCGGCGCTCGGCCCGGACGTGGCGGCGGCGTTCGAGGCGTTCTCGTCGACCGCCGAGCGACTGCAGGCGCAACTGCGCGACCTCGTCGCGCTGGCCGAGACGGCCGCCGACGGCCTCGGCCGGTGTCACGCCTGCTTCGAGCCCCTCGACGGCGGCGCCACCCGGTGTCCCGCCTGCGACGCCGCCCGTCCCGACGCGGACGCGTGGCTGGCCGAAGACGGGACGATAGCGTTCGATCGGCTGTTCGCGGCGGTAAACGACGCGCTCCGGGAGAGCACGGAGACGACCGAGGACCTCACCGCACGGACGACCGCGCTGGCGGAGGCGCTCGTCGGGGACTAG
- a CDS encoding nucleoside phosphorylase: protein MATQPHLLVDDGDVTDLALIPGDPGRVDRIADHCDEAETVARNREYKVVDATYGDRDLTICSTGIGCPSAAIAVEELSNVGVETFVRVGTTGALQSDIEIGDMVVATGAAKNEGTSKRYEAVEYPAVPDYEVLSALVDAASEDEIVHVGPIVSDDAYYAESDDAVEDWEAAGLLAVEMEAAAVFSLARRKGLGAGAICTVDGNLVEGTQKGTDTEDDELPEKAKNNVGRAIDIALEAATRL from the coding sequence ATGGCAACCCAGCCCCACCTGTTGGTCGACGACGGCGACGTGACCGACCTCGCGTTGATCCCCGGCGACCCCGGTCGCGTCGACCGCATCGCCGACCACTGCGACGAGGCCGAGACGGTCGCGCGAAACCGCGAGTACAAGGTCGTCGACGCGACCTACGGCGACCGCGACCTGACGATCTGTTCGACGGGGATCGGCTGTCCGTCGGCCGCCATCGCCGTCGAGGAACTGTCGAACGTCGGCGTCGAGACGTTCGTCCGCGTCGGCACCACCGGGGCGTTGCAGTCGGACATCGAGATCGGCGACATGGTCGTCGCGACCGGCGCGGCGAAGAACGAGGGCACCTCGAAGCGCTACGAGGCCGTCGAGTACCCCGCGGTGCCGGACTACGAGGTGCTGTCGGCGCTGGTCGACGCCGCGAGCGAGGACGAGATCGTTCACGTCGGCCCGATCGTCAGCGACGACGCCTACTACGCCGAGTCCGACGACGCCGTCGAGGACTGGGAGGCCGCCGGCCTGCTCGCTGTCGAGATGGAGGCCGCCGCGGTCTTCTCGCTCGCGCGTCGCAAGGGGCTGGGCGCCGGCGCGATCTGTACCGTCGACGGCAACCTCGTCGAGGGCACCCAGAAGGGGACCGACACCGAGGACGACGAACTCCCCGAGAAGGCGAAGAACAACGTCGGCCGCGCCATCGACATCGCGCTCGAGGCCGCGACCCGGCTCTAG